The genomic interval gggtccgctcacctaacctgaagatttgacaggtccggttttttacagtgaccttccaacccgcgtagggaaaaccagcccaacacaggttaagtcacatacctccagaaatgcatttctcgggaaagtgggtttcctcacgatgttttctttcaccgatgagcacgtgataatcatttgtcaTCCAAACATCAATtccaaaataaattcgacaatcattggtttaggcctgtgctggattcgtacttgctaagccgccattgctagccctttgatgacgtaagtgttatcaCTGAGATACCAAATAGAGTGTGGTCACGGTATAAGAATACCatcgggcttagcaccgtaagcgcgcgactctttctcgcctcgacatacgtcacccgtcactctctcacagtactgcacagaaggAGACAGacgttgttttaattttacgcggttattggtgctaattcctgtaaataccatctaattttattttaagttatatctgtcattttcttatccgccgaaaaggaaagggacgggtaatcgacaagcataaaatttatggaacacacgtcaattttaagcacaaatctaaaccaaccgtctaaaaattttacacccgtcaataacccgacatagttaagtagacagcacgacaaacggattgcataccagcgacgtaccttttgattcgcccgggttattcattcatttactcattcttcctaaaattaagagctgtgaatcatccgtccctttccttttcgacggatatgaaaatgacggatataacttaaaataaaattaggcggtgtctgcaggaatcggggcctcataattaaagcacataataacgggttcttaccgcgttcaaatggggatatgagactcccgtatttcgacactgttgcaagtgccatgatcacgggatgactgatgagattggagtggagtaggtagactTTATTAGGAACTCCAAAGATGCACGCATACACTCGCACCGTTTCCGTAATCGTTCAAGTTGACGTATAAGATTGTAACATTCCGGCCCGTACCGGTTGTTTatacgaaggacgtaatatacgatcccgacgacccgattaccctagccatagaggcagccaatcagctcgcgacaccaaacacttcaggaccccgataccgaccccgccggcgtggtcgacgatttccctcattcagcgcttatcgctatcgacccactagggtcgattaattctttcaaatatttttcctcttagacgacgccctgagccgaggttcgcgcccaactgggcaccctcaggcctgttgtcttaaacgttgtaccgggtgagagccttcagcgctccccatttgtccggccaagtagttaatgccatctgcggcaaatctacaataagtcacgtcaaaaaaaaaaaaaggttgtttATACATTTGTTTGtggtcatggcacttgcaacattgttgaaatatcgggagtctcatatccccatttaaacgcggtaagaacccgttattatgtgtattaattaggagacagacgatctctgtcgcggcgaaatccggccaagtagttaatgccatctgcggcaaatctacaataagtcaaaaaaaaaaaaatgtcgcggCGAGatagagtcgcgtgcttacggtgctaggcccgctgatgttcttataccatgatcaaAGCTACAAAACAAGCCGCCAGATTGTTTTTACAATcctgtagatttttttttttttaattcaaagtaataataaacattttacaatcaaaaaacggtgtctcataaacctataGACAGAtttttctgtacaccgcaactcatcgtctgttttttttttttatttttagatattatgcaatattattaataaaatcaaaGTATGTCTGAAGGTTATAAATTATGTTTACAGACGCAAGATTAAGATACCATTTTATACACTCCAAGACATAAACATAGTATGCCAAATATTACGCAATAGATAACGCACTTCATACAGTCGGAACGCACGCCCGTAAcgcctaatggggtgggcagagccacaatttttttttacggtcaccaacagagttaacaacaataaatacattacaagttacttatGTGTAAACAAGTACTATTTTattgaagcgattgatgaatgtggaggaagcaagagaagtgtgtcaggatcgaagcaaatggaattctatagtctctgcttccggtgggaaataggcgtgagtttatgtatgtatgtatttatttttttttattttttttctactattattatttataaaaaacataccaCCACGACCACCACCataccattttatttatttattattttttattttttttctactattattttttataaaaagcatACCACCATCataccattttatttatttattattttttatttattttcttattattattttttagataaattaaacatcccttttaattctatatcAAAGGCGCCTTATGCTTTTCTGTCATACATACTgttgtccattgtgctcaatgtattttatctatctataggcTGTGTTCATGTTTTTAATGTGCCTACTAATAtcttttgcttctatgctgttctgggagcatataaaaaacatagaacacgttcagctgcttctcttcccgggcatgtcgtaaaaaccgacagagggattgtgtcctctaacatgatggactaatgttatgggcgataggctgatcccttatcaccataaggttcatcatatccatctttggacttcgtatcaacagtggctgcaagttgtctttgattacttgtggctctgcccaccccattagggattacaggcgtgagtttatgtatgtatgtatgtatgtactaataTCTTTTAACTTCTTAAATTTCATGTTTTAATGTGCCGTctaatatttattcatattcaattatttttctttgttgtttttaatatagcTTAATTTAAGTTGTTCTGTAAATTTTTTAAGTTTAGGATactcaattttgttattttcatgttatttaagttCCACTTTTCGGCCAATGGTCTTGTAACCAAAACcgcaataaattttaaaaaaaaatctataggctgtttatgtatgtttatctaatAGTGagtctttttggcgggaaacgggaacgggacagttgctttcttcattggataatctaaataattaatacgaagtggtgttttgtggttaatgatcacattaagttagtcggaagacattcgcgagtgttattatatcggagtattcaataaacaaagtgtatctgcctattttcgcttcgtgctaggaagccgcttcatagctcgaaagtttatgcggacttttgagttaattcgtttggggttcggagtaggagtctactgtgtgggggcttaggtttcatcatcatcatctttcatcatttcatcaatcatcaagaaaaaaaatacgtaagacatggctgtatgggcatagttccctttgccttacccttcggggaaaaccaaaacaaaaaaaaaatctaatagtGAGTAGTTGCTTACCGACTTTGGGGCCCAATCCAGACAGGTCGTAGTATTTGTAAGATTTTCCATGCACATCCAATGTCTTCAGATGCTTATCGTAGGGATTACTCGTTGCTAAAATAGAAATTgaaacatttaattaataaaaaaaataaaaaaaaactgcttatttacacaaaaaaatataaaaaatggaTAATATACAGGGTTTGTTCgtttgtgttagtgacatcgtaacgaaaactttgagggatgattccgaccatgattctgagttgatatcaagttgaatttaccatgtcgcaaaagtatagaagtgaaaataattttaaaaaatactataattttCGTGACTTCTCCGAtaggaatttccacttgatgtccactcagaatcatggtctgaatcatccccctcagtatatggTATCACTAACAACCatgcgtacttgtatggctatgtGTATATACTTGTACAGGGTTAAGTGACGTTGTAACTAAtactgattcagctcattattctgagtaaatatcatgtggaattttccatcacaaaagtatagaagttgaaaaaattacaaaaaaatttcaacggaaaattccacttgatataaactcacttggtgtcactaacactctgtataaaatAGTCGGATTTTtggacatattttattttattttcattgataactttgtaaattaaaatagttCTAAAGTATACCAACTCAATATAGATTTCAAtgtagaagaaaataaataaataaaaaataaaaatattcgattttaataaataaattaacaaaaatgaaaaatatattatattttctttattatttaaaaaccctaataataataaaataaaaattttgaaattgtttattaattaaaaacttttattacccattgtaaaattatttacttttttatttctaatattgatatttttctgATTATCCTTACGAAACATAAAACTAGCTTTTGGTAAAAAACATTTGGGTAAAGACCCCTTTCTGAAAGTCTTTGCGTGACAtgtataaaaagaaacaagGTGATCAGTCAACATTCCCTTTGCCCGGTTAATTTCTTCTTGTTAATGAggcacaataggctagtttccaattggtttccaactaggctttttggcgggaaacgggaacgggacagttgctttcttcattgaataatctaaataattaatacgaagtggtgttttgtggttgatgatcgcattaagttagtcggaagacattcgcgagtgttattatattggagtgttcaatgaacaaagtgtatctgcctattttcgcttcgtgccaagaagccgcttcataacctATGTTCGCGCGGTGGATGCGATTGCACACTTCTGGCAAACGTTAACTTAGTTTGTGTTTTCTACTAACAATAGGTTAAGACtgcatttttactaacaactatggattgtaagtctgaaataaatgattattattattattataactcgaaagtttatgcggactttcgagttaattcgtttggggttcggagtaggagtctactccgagggtgggggcttaggtttcatcatcatcatctttcatcatttcatcaatcatcaagaaataaaatacgtaagacatggctgtatgggcatagttccctttgccttacccttcggggaaaacctaaataaaaaaaaattggtttccaactagtcaaaacagttactttttacaaaacacgaaattactatggaatttgtatgaaagagcTACCTGCatcatcatagaaaaacgtgacaaaatgtcgctattatatttttctttattataattcataaataaattaaatagaaaaaaggttCTTTTTTGTTACcgttagatttgtctttatttagtaatcagaatttcataatttatcttcgacctaggaaactatccaattctcACTCAAAATCATGTAGAACACAAACCCTCTGTCGAATTTTATGACATCTGGTCTGTTCCAAAGGTctgttttttgtgtgtgtgtgtaaatataATCACTCCCAGTCTAACATAAAAACAATTATGATTGTAtaattgttcttcttctatcatgtggattgtaatgtggattaccaaccccatctaccctagtgtcaggataataattattaatataacctATTAAATATAACCTACTAACATTGCAGGCAAACTTGGAGCCAGAATGGGTATCTCTTCCgcaacaaacataaattatatttacttgcACAAATTCTTATGCGAATTAAATTATGAGAGAACATATCAAGACACTCATTATTACTCAgagtttcaatttaaaaaaaatgcgacACATACATCAAAATAATTCTATATGACAGACAGTCACATTAATATATCTGTTTGAAAACTGATAAAAGATATACAAACTCTTTGGGCACATGTCTGAAGATACTGGCCCAATAAAAAACGTAGAGCAAATTGCTATGTAATGTGACCTTCTTGAATAAAAGTTAATTTACAGTACCGAGGCAAGGTAGCATcgataaattcaattcaaaacaagaTCAAAGGTTAAGTAGTTAGTGAGAaaccataaaataaacatttattcagTACCGGACCATGCGTATTGCGTGTATAAGTGATAATACTGGACAAATATCTGGTGAAAGTTCAAAACAAGTAGTTTATTAAAGCAGGTTTCGGTAAAAAAATCTTATCAGAAATCAGTGCCTGAGAAAGTATctctttttgaatttagaaatcgGAAAAATTATACTGACCCGCCATAGTGCTTCGCCGATAAGTCACGTAGCGCTAGTGACTGGCTGAAAGAAATGTTCCAAACTCGCAAAACCGAGAATATGCGAAATTCAAGGAGTTTACGGACACAAATCCCGACCAACCGCGGCGACGACACGATTGACATTGACAAATGATTAGACTAGTGATGTATGCCCTTGGATCTAATTAGACGATAGTTTATCGATAATAGGACGATCGGTACCTAGTCAGTACGGTAGTATCAGTAGTGGCTCCGTGAGTGAACGTATAGTGATGCGTGCTCAATAGTCGCTACTATTGGTAAACGTTGCTAGTCAGCAAtttaataggctactttccaactagttaaatcagttactttttacgaaaagcgcactgtgacgtaatagaaaaacgtgataaaatgtcggacttattattacgtttttcttgattaaaattcaaaaattattataatcagaataataatgggtggaagatgtggaGTGCCTGAGTCTGATAATAACAAAGGTTATCATTTGCactcaaaaataaagataaaagatgcatacatATGTATATGTGAACTACAAAGTATATATGCATATCTTTGTTATATATGAAATCATAAGGTTAAACGTGGGAAATtgtatacagcgccatctataatttttgggaacgtagcctcgAAAGTTCCTCATTCTTTTTGTAGCACTATCGATAATGGATTTGTTTACACTATCGATAATCCGGAATCACTAGAATTCAAATGACAATTTGACAGTCAGCTGATGAAAATTAGCTTGACAGCAATTTCTAATCATAGTAGATATAGACAAAATAAGGTCACATACATTTGAAATGACTCCGACTCTGTCTTAATTTTTATTGTCTCCAAATCCCACAAAAAAAACtcttagattttttatttttttaaagtgctTCATAAAGTTAAAGTTGGCTTCCCACGATACGTAATTACAAAGAAGCATGTCCGTAATTTCAATAACTACTACAATCGATTTTATACTTTAAAGGTAACTTCAAAGATGCAagctaataacataacataacataacaaatactttattgcacaaacaggaaaaaacaaaatacaaaacaaaagataaataaaatgagtacaataggcggccttattgctaagtagcaatctgttccaggcaacctttaattATAGGAAATATACTAATGTGAATGTCTACATTATTATTGCGCGTTCACACATTTCTAATAGATTGTGCATGACAAAGTAGGAACATTAGGTTTACATTAGGCACGGTCTTTGCGCGaacttgtttttaaaattatacactgTGAAAGGAAAGCCCTGTTTAAGAATCTGCTTGAAGTTTCCCGATGtgtgtgcttcggaaggcacgtttagccttTTGTTTGCGTTACTAGTCCAAATACTTCCCTCCGCCTACACAGGGAAGCAGTATGAAACCCTCTCCGTTTGTTTGAAGGGAGATCTATCTGACTGTCTGTATAGAAGAGGGGCAAATAGTACTAGAGAAACCTAAATAGAACTCATTTACGTTTTAAGTGCTATTTAGGTACGTTTTGAGTGTCCGTTAAGTTACGTTCCGTGTGGAATAACCTTAACAATTCTATCACAAcacgcaaaaaaaaagttcttatGTCAAATACtcgttcatttgtttatctccattttaaaatttcgaaaaaatactccaaaaaaatctcaaaatacatctattatacaaaaataatttaactgtATTAATTGTAGTGGTAAAAATGGTTGTGAAACTGTGGCGCTTGGGTCTTACATCTTACGACACTGCAATGAAAATTCAACAGGCATTGTCGAGAAAACATCTAGATGCAATGATGAAGGGAAAAGATGCGAATTACGACACAATATTATTAGTAGAACATAAACCTGTTTATACTGTGGGCATCCGAGACGAGACGCCCATAGAAGACATCTTGAAACTAAAAAGACTGGGCGCTGAATTCAAGAGGACAAATAGAGGCGGCCTTATCACATTCCATGGCCCAGGTGAGCTTACAGTGTTAttaaaaaacgaaaataaaagctaaacttcaaaaattcaaattcaaaagctTTTATTTACTAAATTTTGTGATAGAGTGACAAATaatgtgataagacagagatgtggtgtaaaagacgatatagtgactaagattgagaagggaattttAGGTTGGTCTGGACACATAGAGtcgatgaaggataatagaattacgaaagctgtatataaagcgaaagttgatggtagggctgccagaggaagacctagaaggacttacattgaccaaattggagatgtccatagaaaagttttaatacaatctactctgaaccggcgtgcgtgtatgaagtgaTTGATCAATAAAAAaagcgaaaaaaatatttaaatcaaataatCCACAACATTACTTTTCAGGCCAACTAGTAGCATACCCCGTAATAAAtctcaaacacttcagaacgaGTGTGAAGTGGTACGTAAACAGTCTAGAGGAGACGGTGATCCGTATGTGTGCGGAGCTGGGGGTGAACGCTGACCGGTCGGAGCACACTGGAGTGTGGGTGCAGGATAATAAATTGGCTGCTATTGGCATTCACGCTTCAAGGTAAATTGGCAAtacactaaatactttttttttcaaggCTTGTCCAagaagtcaattgctggttggcagagccactatcaagtaaggcttttagtttatactatctggttgaccaatcccttgtctaagggataggtacacgaaagcacctatgaggctggcatgatcacacggtgttcaaagcctcgttaaaaataagaataaaaaaaaaggctTGTTCAACTCACTTAAATCACAACTTCACTCAACTAAACAGTAGttgagtttattttttaaatgatattattgtcttgtttttgtgtggtgtggtgccttttataataaataaaaaaaatataatattccaTTCCATTTATTGAGCAATATTCCACACcacattccccaaaaaaaatttgtttattaaataattcaaataggaaaaataaagtgtttttcgttacttttagatctgttgttatttagtaatcagaatttcaaattTTGTCTGGAACCTAGTACAACCCAATTTACAAATTCATAATATTTCTTTTACAGATATGTCACCACACATGGTCTTGCCCTGAACTGTGACAACGACTTGTCCTGGTTTAACCACATAATCCCATGTGGAATTGATGACAAAGGGGTTACGTCCCTAAGTCGTGAGACGGGTGTAGAGTGTACAATTGAAAACATGACCCCATTGTTTTTGAAGTCCTTCCAATCAGTGTTCGGGTGCAAGTTTGAAGAATTGGACAACAATACTCAGGAGGAAATCCTAAGCACAGTATATACTAAATTATTAGTTCAGGATTCCGTCTAAGTTTGTCCGGTCAAGTGATTGTTCctttagttttatttaggtGGGTAGTTTAGTAGAAATTTAATGGCAATTTTGCTTTCACTTACAGCAACactcaaattaaataaaaacaattaccgCCAAAATTTTgtaggttattttttataaaattgttatttagtgcaattaagtttttataacaatatttattttgcaacTACAACAGtatgtattgttattgttataactgaataaaacattgaaaaaagaagttaaagatgattattttttttttattataaagctTGTATAACAAATCTAAAAAGTTAAGATTATATTGcgcaatcaaatcaaatacacttaatTGGGCAGAACATatttttaacaatcagacaacacatgaaatatttttaacaagcagacaacacatgaatacagtacttAGAACAACAGCTACACTACAACCTGGGTAGCCCTATTACTcttagagcaatttcttccaggaaactataaaataacttttttgttatacAAGTTGTGGTgatttgtataataaaaatcggtattttaataaaaccggTAATAGAAACCAAATTAGCTATCTTGAACGCAGCCTAACTCCAGTACATGCAACATACAAGAAACGAATGTCAAAAATGACAagctaaaaaaatcaaaaagttcCGTTGGTGACTATTGTTTTCAtgtatttttacaatttatttaattagaagTGAATATAAACAGTAATTATGAGTTCGTTCGATTTAAATTCTATCAACACTGCGCTGAATGATACCGGTCGCGCTAGCAGTGGCGTGGACTTTTCTGGAAAATCACTAAAATTGGATACAGAAGCTGACGGTAAATTTCGGCTATTTACTTCagaatttcatttaaaaatgcaTTGTAGAAAACCTCGTTTACATTTTCGAGTATTACTTATTAGTATAGGGTTTTATAAACTATGTTTGTCGTAATGTTTTTACAACGTCAAAACATAACCTCTTTGGCGCCAAAATCATGTTTTTTGGCTTTATTTTGTTGGTTGCATTAAATTTATTTCGTTTATAATCCATCCAGATGTCCTTATGAACGTACGTGACTATCTGTTCCactaatgaaggactttccgatcggcgttcctcaaaaacacgtttaaacttctaatttcatggacaacagacatattatgcatcttctATCtgtttttttgggtataaatgatgaccctttttattgcaccaaggtacaattacaacttccacccattattattctgatcaaaataaagagatgcaatataggtagcaacatcattctatacataatgtgatccaaatatcaaactaatatttgttttatacatGTGTAGTTAAATATCAAACTCCGGTAAGTCACACCCCTACTCAAAACTAAACTATGAATGCCgccaaatttgaaattaaaatcttCATAAGTTAGTTTTTACCAAAACACGGTACGTGCATTAAAACTATATGAAAATAACGGTTAAAATTGTTGATTTATATCATATCCCGGCAAGTCCACTGACAACTGTTTATCAATATCAGGCATGTCCGTATTAGCCAATCAGAGTTAAGCGTCGCGCAAAGATGGCTGCCATTCCGTCGAGTTACCGGGAGTGCAACGCTGCGTGTCCTCTTTTATATTCGTTGTTTTTTGGTAAAAAATGAGTGAAAATACTCCAAATTTATGTGTACTGGATCCTGATAAAGCCAAAAAAAAGCTAACATCAAAATCTCAGCTTAAACTAGCTGAGGAAAAAGAGAAAAGGTAAGTGAAACACCAACACAGTAGTTATGTTCCCATCTTAAACTGTGAAGTACAGGGTCGTACTTGGACAAACTTTGTGTTTCATacataggtaatttaatttaaaaattataataaaatatcgttTATTTTAGCGTAATCGAGGACAGGATTCTACAGTAAAAACGTGAGTTTTAGGGTTTAAAGGAGTTAATAATGAGTGTATAATAGTAATAAGTGCACAAGCTAAAAATATTAATCAGGAATGTGCTTCATGTGTTTTACTTACCTAAACTGCTTTGgtgtgttatttttcttttgcttGAAGTTAAATAAGATACTGCTCTGTGTTGAACGCACATTAAAATTTACCacaagatttgatttttttgtttattttaaattaagctTTACCTACTTATACGCAGACTTGTAAACGTTATAAGCTTATACATTTAAGTTTTCTGATGTTAAGAATAATTTGTATTAATGTCTCTGGATTAGattaaaaattctttactgtCCTATTAGTGTAGGTATGccttttaagtacctacctacctactaatattTTCAGGGGCCAATTCTTGCAAGAATTACTACTAACATTTGCCTGATTTATTACTTGCCTGTgactattaataaaatttagCTTTTATGTCTACTTTACAGCTGCacctaattctatttttttcatctatttattaaaaacctaTGAGCTAACAGTTTGCTTGTCTTTTATAGGTATTCAGCGCCCGGTTTACCTAAAAGACCAGCATGTGGACATGACACTAAAAATTTAAAGTGTGCAACTGTTACCTCAAATGATATGTTTCATTTTCATCGAAATTACTACTCCGTTTTAGATAAAATTTATCAAGACAATTTCATTATAAAACACGTGACTGCCACTCCAGTCAAACGCCGACGTCCTAGGAGTAAGACTAAAGAAAATCAGAGGCAGTTTACTAtggtttataaaatatatagcaagaaacaaaataaatacgtcCAAGTTTGCAAAATGGCTTTCATGAGTATTTTACGGATAAATAAATCACGTATAGAAGGTGTTATGAAAAGACACGCTGAATCTGGAACTATGGCAAAAGAAAATAGAGGGGGGGACCGAAAATTATTCCAATTTGCGTCAAGAAAAGAAGCGATtcaaaactttattaaaaagtttaagCCACTGGAGACACACCATTCTCGAGGTCAAATTAAAATACGTATGTATTTGTCTCCAGAtctcaatgtaaaaaaaatgtggcaAATGTACAATGACGAAGCTTTGCCCGGTTACGAAGTTAAAATTGGATATTTCAGAAAAGTATTTAACACGAGCTTTAATATTGGATTCGGATCTCCTAGGCAAGATGTTTGTTCGGATTGTCTTCAATTACTTGAGCGCATAAAATTATCCCGCAATGAACAAGAAAAGCAAGGGTTACGAACACAGTATAGAGTGCACAAACTCAGAGCCAAATGCTATTTTGAAAATTTAAGAGAGGAATCACCGAATCTACAAATACTGAGTTTTGACTGCCAAAAAAATTTGCCGTTACCTAAAGTGCCTGATCAGTCCGTATATTATTCACGACAGCTATATCTTTATAACTTAACCGTAGTCGTTGGTACTTCCAAGGCATCCTTAACACCCGAAAATGTGCATGCATATGTTTGGACAGAAGAACAAGCCGCAAAAGGGTCCAACGAAATATGTTCTTGCGTGTACGATTGTCTGAATTCTCTCGACTTTACCggaaaagaaaaagtaagattggTGGCTGATGGCTGTGGTGGGCAAAATAAAAATTCCATGCTTATAACAATGGCTATGAAATGGCTTTACGATTCTAGAATTCGTTTTCCAAATCTTACTGAACTACAACTAGTTTTTCCTGTCACAGGACACTCTTTCATACCCCCAGATAGAGTGTTCGCGTTGACAGAAAAACAAATAAGACGTAGAGAGAATATTATTCAGCCTCAAGAATACATGGATTTGATTGCCAATCACGCAACAATTCACAAGGTTAAAATAGATGTCCCAATTCTAGATTGGAAGACCGAacgacaaaataattt from Pectinophora gossypiella chromosome 29, ilPecGoss1.1, whole genome shotgun sequence carries:
- the LOC126379461 gene encoding uncharacterized protein LOC126379461; protein product: MFHFHRNYYSVLDKIYQDNFIIKHVTATPVKRRRPRSKTKENQRQFTMVYKIYSKKQNKYVQVCKMAFMSILRINKSRIEGVMKRHAESGTMAKENRGGDRKLFQFASRKEAIQNFIKKFKPLETHHSRGQIKIRMYLSPDLNVKKMWQMYNDEALPGYEVKIGYFRKVFNTSFNIGFGSPRQDVCSDCLQLLERIKLSRNEQEKQGLRTQYRVHKLRAKCYFENLREESPNLQILSFDCQKNLPLPKVPDQSVYYSRQLYLYNLTVVVGTSKASLTPENVHAYVWTEEQAAKGSNEICSCVYDCLNSLDFTGKEKVRLVADGCGGQNKNSMLITMAMKWLYDSRIRFPNLTELQLVFPVTGHSFIPPDRVFALTEKQIRRRENIIQPQEYMDLIANHATIHKVKIDVPILDWKTERQNNLKSTFHFQVSKCKRIIITRTSRDKIEVTGEISYRNNLGGSASLLKRGKRMYDIDPSILESAPSVNPDKLVDVEKLLQKHFGPQWDQISELQFYKNILQSNVVPMIGEREEEIINNSEEYEMQEVLDFV
- the LOC126379591 gene encoding putative lipoyltransferase 2, mitochondrial — translated: MVVKLWRLGLTSYDTAMKIQQALSRKHLDAMMKGKDANYDTILLVEHKPVYTVGIRDETPIEDILKLKRLGAEFKRTNRGGLITFHGPGQLVAYPVINLKHFRTSVKWYVNSLEETVIRMCAELGVNADRSEHTGVWVQDNKLAAIGIHASRYVTTHGLALNCDNDLSWFNHIIPCGIDDKGVTSLSRETGVECTIENMTPLFLKSFQSVFGCKFEELDNNTQEEILSTVYTKLLVQDSV